The following proteins come from a genomic window of Zonotrichia albicollis isolate bZonAlb1 chromosome 12, bZonAlb1.hap1, whole genome shotgun sequence:
- the IL17RE gene encoding interleukin-17 receptor E isoform X1: protein MGRPALLAATAALLPLLLLPSGTGAAVTRLRVSANFVSAGEGRWRGKVGAGGAALTPSLCLQECRATADRTLSRPRCRRPPRPGPPLEPPALSLSRARLCLPAQPCQPCLRVRLALPASELGGVRGLHLTFLELGSNRAGWLQVWQRRRVSGSSAWQVQFDCFPAESGRQVLVSLRTIPDRGLALSCSHTVTAEPPGPVFTHAWLPELRAIEVRVPAGPPLMVRLCHQLALECEELPRPFHQQVLVPGGHQISLPYEFLVPCLCIEASYSHHDSPRSKHCPFRDRPDAYGPELWSSVHFHDFSTSSKDQMAMLLSASCPLHPRATLCWREAADEAAPCHDIPNSTASEDEQMYVLDKVDVHPQLCFRFSYRNSSHVECPHQSETAWNVSVSVWGLQLHLHLTSRIPAAFSAALCQRRGGQCEPEAPLYTVTQPEGSAPGELALLLPVQVLGSCMLVWRSDVHFARKQLLCPDGERESCRGLRGQWKWADSPFTAPLPVSRRHFGLLGLVLALGLVVTVLLLNCRGAWRPNDGVPGRRPVLLLYSPDSEEHLGLVCALAERLRTGLGCDVRLDLWEAGGLGQAGALPWLYAQRGRVGRQRGTVLLLWSRGSARLFHRWQVGMADGTPGDAHDIFGAAMACLHGELGAAGRGSGWVLAYFSRLCSPRDVPRPLRPLPTYRLPRQLPGLLGALRGSPSAPRHCRWGRAGALLHRLLDVGAREGSSPPRPPGAASGT, encoded by the exons ATGGGGCGCCCGGCGCTGCTCGCCGCTACCGCcgcgctgctgccgctgctgctgctgccgtcCGGGACCGGGGCCGCCGTGACCCGCCTGCGGGTCTCCGCCAACTTCGTGAGCGCCGGGGAAGGGAGGTGGCGGGGGAAGGTgggggcgggcggcgccgcGCTCACCCCGTCTCTTTGCTTGCAGGAGTGCCGGGCCACCG CCGACAGGACGCTGAGCCgcccccgctgccgccgccctccCCGCCCCGGGCCGCCGCTGGAGCCGCCCGCGCTGTCGCTGAGCCGTGCCCGGCTGTGCCTGCCCgcgcagccctgccagccctgcctgcggGTGCGCCTGGCCCTCCCCGCCTCAG AGCTCGGCGGTGTCCGGGGACTGCACCTCACCTTCCTGGAGCTGGGCTCCAACCgggctggctggctgcaggtgtGGCAGCGACGCCGGGTGTCGGGCAGCTCCGCG TGGCAGGTGCAGTTCGACTGCTTCCCGGCAGAGAGCGGGCGGCAAGTCCTCGTCTCCCTTCGCACCATCCCGGATCGGGGCTTGGCCCTCAGCTGCAGCCATACGGTCACCGCTGAGCCACCCG ggcctgtCTTTACCCATGCTTGGCTCCCTGAGCTGCGGGCCATTGAGGTGCGGGTGCCCGCGGGTCCCCCCCTCATGGTGCGGCTGTGCCACCAGCTGGCcctggagtgtgaggagctgccccggccctTCCACCAGCAG GTGCTGGTGCCCGGAGGCCACCAAATCTCACTGCCGTATGAGTTCCTGGTGCCCTGCCTGTGCATTGAG GCCTCCTACTCCCACCACGACAGCCCACGGAGCAAACACTGCCCCTTCCGTGACCGGCCAGATGCCT ATGGCCCCGAGCTGTGGTCCTCGGTGCACTTCCACGACTTCAGCACCAGCAGCAAGGACCAGATGGCAATGCTGCTGAGTGCCAGCTGCCCCCTGCACCCACGGGCCACCCTCTGCTGGAGGGAGGCAGCAGATGAGGCTGCACCCTGTCACGACATCCCCAATTCCACAGCCAGTGAGGATGAGCAG ATGTATGTACTGGACAAGGTGGAtgtgcacccccagctctgcttccgA TTCTCCTACAGGAATAGCAGCCATGTGGAGTGTCCCCACCAGTCAG AGACTGCCTGGAATGTCTCAGTGAGTGTCTGGgggctccagctgcacctgCACCTCACCTCCCGCATCCCTGCCGCCTTCAgtgcagccctgtgccagcgCCGGGGTGGGCAGTGTGAACCCGAGGCCCCGCTCTACACTGTCACACAG ccagagggctctgctccaggggagttggcgctgctgctgccagtgcaggTCCTGGGCAGCTGCATGCTG gtgtggcGCTCGGACGTGCATTTTGCtcggaagcagctgctctgtcccgATGGTGAGAGGGAGTCCTGCAGGGGACTCAGGGGGCAGTGGAAATGGGCAGACAGCCCCTTTACTGCCCCTCTCCCAGTCTCCCGCAGGCACTtcgggctgctggggctggtgctggcACTGGGACTGGTGGTGACTGTGCTGCTCCTCAACTGCCGTGGTGCCTGGAGGCCAAATGATG GTGTCCCTGGCAGGCGCCCCGTGCTGCTGCTGTACTCGCCCGACTCCGAGGAGCACCTGGGGCTGGTGTGTGCCCTGGCCGAGCGGCTGCGCACCGGGCTGGGCTGTGACGTGCGTCTGGACCTGTGGGAAGCGGGTGGCCTGGGCCAGGCGGGCGCCCTGCCCTGGCTCTACGCCCAGCGGGGCCGCGTGGGCCGCCAGCGCGGCACTGTCCTGCTCCTCTGGAGCCGGGGCAGCGCCCGGCTCTTCCATCGCTGGCAGGTCGGGATGGCCGACGGCACGCCCGGGGATGCCCACGACATTTTTGGGGCAGCCATGGCCTGCCTGCACGGGGAGCTGGGGGCGGCGGGCCGTGGCAGCGGGTGGGTCCTGGCCTACTTCAGCCGGCTCTGCAGCCCCCGCGATGTCCCCCGACCCCTTCGGCCCCTGCCCACCTACCGCCTGCCCCGACAGCTGCCCGGACTGCTGGGGGCGCTGCGGGGCAGCCCCTCGGCCCCTCGGCACTGccgctggggcagggctggggccctCCTGCACCGCCTGCTGGACGTgggggccagggagggcagttccccgccccggccccccgGGGCAGCTTCTGGCACCtga
- the IL17RE gene encoding interleukin-17 receptor E isoform X3: protein MGRPALLAATAALLPLLLLPSGTGAAVTRLRVSANFECRATADRTLSRPRCRRPPRPGPPLEPPALSLSRARLCLPAQPCQPCLRVRLALPASELGGVRGLHLTFLELGSNRAGWLQVWQRRRVSGSSAWQVQFDCFPAESGRQVLVSLRTIPDRGLALSCSHTVTAEPPGPVFTHAWLPELRAIEVRVPAGPPLMVRLCHQLALECEELPRPFHQQVLVPGGHQISLPYEFLVPCLCIEASYSHHDSPRSKHCPFRDRPDAYGPELWSSVHFHDFSTSSKDQMAMLLSASCPLHPRATLCWREAADEAAPCHDIPNSTASEDEQMYVLDKVDVHPQLCFRFSYRNSSHVECPHQSETAWNVSVSVWGLQLHLHLTSRIPAAFSAALCQRRGGQCEPEAPLYTVTQPEGSAPGELALLLPVQVLGSCMLVWRSDVHFARKQLLCPDGERESCRGLRGQWKWADSPFTAPLPVSRRHFGLLGLVLALGLVVTVLLLNCRGAWRPNDGVPGRRPVLLLYSPDSEEHLGLVCALAERLRTGLGCDVRLDLWEAGGLGQAGALPWLYAQRGRVGRQRGTVLLLWSRGSARLFHRWQVGMADGTPGDAHDIFGAAMACLHGELGAAGRGSGWVLAYFSRLCSPRDVPRPLRPLPTYRLPRQLPGLLGALRGSPSAPRHCRWGRAGALLHRLLDVGAREGSSPPRPPGAASGT, encoded by the exons ATGGGGCGCCCGGCGCTGCTCGCCGCTACCGCcgcgctgctgccgctgctgctgctgccgtcCGGGACCGGGGCCGCCGTGACCCGCCTGCGGGTCTCCGCCAACTTC GAGTGCCGGGCCACCG CCGACAGGACGCTGAGCCgcccccgctgccgccgccctccCCGCCCCGGGCCGCCGCTGGAGCCGCCCGCGCTGTCGCTGAGCCGTGCCCGGCTGTGCCTGCCCgcgcagccctgccagccctgcctgcggGTGCGCCTGGCCCTCCCCGCCTCAG AGCTCGGCGGTGTCCGGGGACTGCACCTCACCTTCCTGGAGCTGGGCTCCAACCgggctggctggctgcaggtgtGGCAGCGACGCCGGGTGTCGGGCAGCTCCGCG TGGCAGGTGCAGTTCGACTGCTTCCCGGCAGAGAGCGGGCGGCAAGTCCTCGTCTCCCTTCGCACCATCCCGGATCGGGGCTTGGCCCTCAGCTGCAGCCATACGGTCACCGCTGAGCCACCCG ggcctgtCTTTACCCATGCTTGGCTCCCTGAGCTGCGGGCCATTGAGGTGCGGGTGCCCGCGGGTCCCCCCCTCATGGTGCGGCTGTGCCACCAGCTGGCcctggagtgtgaggagctgccccggccctTCCACCAGCAG GTGCTGGTGCCCGGAGGCCACCAAATCTCACTGCCGTATGAGTTCCTGGTGCCCTGCCTGTGCATTGAG GCCTCCTACTCCCACCACGACAGCCCACGGAGCAAACACTGCCCCTTCCGTGACCGGCCAGATGCCT ATGGCCCCGAGCTGTGGTCCTCGGTGCACTTCCACGACTTCAGCACCAGCAGCAAGGACCAGATGGCAATGCTGCTGAGTGCCAGCTGCCCCCTGCACCCACGGGCCACCCTCTGCTGGAGGGAGGCAGCAGATGAGGCTGCACCCTGTCACGACATCCCCAATTCCACAGCCAGTGAGGATGAGCAG ATGTATGTACTGGACAAGGTGGAtgtgcacccccagctctgcttccgA TTCTCCTACAGGAATAGCAGCCATGTGGAGTGTCCCCACCAGTCAG AGACTGCCTGGAATGTCTCAGTGAGTGTCTGGgggctccagctgcacctgCACCTCACCTCCCGCATCCCTGCCGCCTTCAgtgcagccctgtgccagcgCCGGGGTGGGCAGTGTGAACCCGAGGCCCCGCTCTACACTGTCACACAG ccagagggctctgctccaggggagttggcgctgctgctgccagtgcaggTCCTGGGCAGCTGCATGCTG gtgtggcGCTCGGACGTGCATTTTGCtcggaagcagctgctctgtcccgATGGTGAGAGGGAGTCCTGCAGGGGACTCAGGGGGCAGTGGAAATGGGCAGACAGCCCCTTTACTGCCCCTCTCCCAGTCTCCCGCAGGCACTtcgggctgctggggctggtgctggcACTGGGACTGGTGGTGACTGTGCTGCTCCTCAACTGCCGTGGTGCCTGGAGGCCAAATGATG GTGTCCCTGGCAGGCGCCCCGTGCTGCTGCTGTACTCGCCCGACTCCGAGGAGCACCTGGGGCTGGTGTGTGCCCTGGCCGAGCGGCTGCGCACCGGGCTGGGCTGTGACGTGCGTCTGGACCTGTGGGAAGCGGGTGGCCTGGGCCAGGCGGGCGCCCTGCCCTGGCTCTACGCCCAGCGGGGCCGCGTGGGCCGCCAGCGCGGCACTGTCCTGCTCCTCTGGAGCCGGGGCAGCGCCCGGCTCTTCCATCGCTGGCAGGTCGGGATGGCCGACGGCACGCCCGGGGATGCCCACGACATTTTTGGGGCAGCCATGGCCTGCCTGCACGGGGAGCTGGGGGCGGCGGGCCGTGGCAGCGGGTGGGTCCTGGCCTACTTCAGCCGGCTCTGCAGCCCCCGCGATGTCCCCCGACCCCTTCGGCCCCTGCCCACCTACCGCCTGCCCCGACAGCTGCCCGGACTGCTGGGGGCGCTGCGGGGCAGCCCCTCGGCCCCTCGGCACTGccgctggggcagggctggggccctCCTGCACCGCCTGCTGGACGTgggggccagggagggcagttccccgccccggccccccgGGGCAGCTTCTGGCACCtga
- the IL17RE gene encoding interleukin-17 receptor E isoform X4, with the protein MGRPALLAATAALLPLLLLPSGTGAAVTRLRVSANFECRATADRTLSRPRCRRPPRPGPPLEPPALSLSRARLCLPAQPCQPCLRVRLALPASELGGVRGLHLTFLELGSNRAGWLQVWQRRRVSGSSAWQVQFDCFPAESGRQVLVSLRTIPDRGLALSCSHTVTAEPPGPVFTHAWLPELRAIEVRVPAGPPLMVRLCHQLALECEELPRPFHQQVLVPGGHQISLPYEFLVPCLCIEASYSHHDSPRSKHCPFRDRPDAYGPELWSSVHFHDFSTSSKDQMAMLLSASCPLHPRATLCWREAADEAAPCHDIPNSTASEDEQMYVLDKVDVHPQLCFRFSYRNSSHVECPHQSETAWNVSVSVWGLQLHLHLTSRIPAAFSAALCQRRGGQCEPEAPLYTVTQPEGSAPGELALLLPVQVLGSCMLVWRSDVHFARKQLLCPDVSRRHFGLLGLVLALGLVVTVLLLNCRGAWRPNDGVPGRRPVLLLYSPDSEEHLGLVCALAERLRTGLGCDVRLDLWEAGGLGQAGALPWLYAQRGRVGRQRGTVLLLWSRGSARLFHRWQVGMADGTPGDAHDIFGAAMACLHGELGAAGRGSGWVLAYFSRLCSPRDVPRPLRPLPTYRLPRQLPGLLGALRGSPSAPRHCRWGRAGALLHRLLDVGAREGSSPPRPPGAASGT; encoded by the exons ATGGGGCGCCCGGCGCTGCTCGCCGCTACCGCcgcgctgctgccgctgctgctgctgccgtcCGGGACCGGGGCCGCCGTGACCCGCCTGCGGGTCTCCGCCAACTTC GAGTGCCGGGCCACCG CCGACAGGACGCTGAGCCgcccccgctgccgccgccctccCCGCCCCGGGCCGCCGCTGGAGCCGCCCGCGCTGTCGCTGAGCCGTGCCCGGCTGTGCCTGCCCgcgcagccctgccagccctgcctgcggGTGCGCCTGGCCCTCCCCGCCTCAG AGCTCGGCGGTGTCCGGGGACTGCACCTCACCTTCCTGGAGCTGGGCTCCAACCgggctggctggctgcaggtgtGGCAGCGACGCCGGGTGTCGGGCAGCTCCGCG TGGCAGGTGCAGTTCGACTGCTTCCCGGCAGAGAGCGGGCGGCAAGTCCTCGTCTCCCTTCGCACCATCCCGGATCGGGGCTTGGCCCTCAGCTGCAGCCATACGGTCACCGCTGAGCCACCCG ggcctgtCTTTACCCATGCTTGGCTCCCTGAGCTGCGGGCCATTGAGGTGCGGGTGCCCGCGGGTCCCCCCCTCATGGTGCGGCTGTGCCACCAGCTGGCcctggagtgtgaggagctgccccggccctTCCACCAGCAG GTGCTGGTGCCCGGAGGCCACCAAATCTCACTGCCGTATGAGTTCCTGGTGCCCTGCCTGTGCATTGAG GCCTCCTACTCCCACCACGACAGCCCACGGAGCAAACACTGCCCCTTCCGTGACCGGCCAGATGCCT ATGGCCCCGAGCTGTGGTCCTCGGTGCACTTCCACGACTTCAGCACCAGCAGCAAGGACCAGATGGCAATGCTGCTGAGTGCCAGCTGCCCCCTGCACCCACGGGCCACCCTCTGCTGGAGGGAGGCAGCAGATGAGGCTGCACCCTGTCACGACATCCCCAATTCCACAGCCAGTGAGGATGAGCAG ATGTATGTACTGGACAAGGTGGAtgtgcacccccagctctgcttccgA TTCTCCTACAGGAATAGCAGCCATGTGGAGTGTCCCCACCAGTCAG AGACTGCCTGGAATGTCTCAGTGAGTGTCTGGgggctccagctgcacctgCACCTCACCTCCCGCATCCCTGCCGCCTTCAgtgcagccctgtgccagcgCCGGGGTGGGCAGTGTGAACCCGAGGCCCCGCTCTACACTGTCACACAG ccagagggctctgctccaggggagttggcgctgctgctgccagtgcaggTCCTGGGCAGCTGCATGCTG gtgtggcGCTCGGACGTGCATTTTGCtcggaagcagctgctctgtcccgATG TCTCCCGCAGGCACTtcgggctgctggggctggtgctggcACTGGGACTGGTGGTGACTGTGCTGCTCCTCAACTGCCGTGGTGCCTGGAGGCCAAATGATG GTGTCCCTGGCAGGCGCCCCGTGCTGCTGCTGTACTCGCCCGACTCCGAGGAGCACCTGGGGCTGGTGTGTGCCCTGGCCGAGCGGCTGCGCACCGGGCTGGGCTGTGACGTGCGTCTGGACCTGTGGGAAGCGGGTGGCCTGGGCCAGGCGGGCGCCCTGCCCTGGCTCTACGCCCAGCGGGGCCGCGTGGGCCGCCAGCGCGGCACTGTCCTGCTCCTCTGGAGCCGGGGCAGCGCCCGGCTCTTCCATCGCTGGCAGGTCGGGATGGCCGACGGCACGCCCGGGGATGCCCACGACATTTTTGGGGCAGCCATGGCCTGCCTGCACGGGGAGCTGGGGGCGGCGGGCCGTGGCAGCGGGTGGGTCCTGGCCTACTTCAGCCGGCTCTGCAGCCCCCGCGATGTCCCCCGACCCCTTCGGCCCCTGCCCACCTACCGCCTGCCCCGACAGCTGCCCGGACTGCTGGGGGCGCTGCGGGGCAGCCCCTCGGCCCCTCGGCACTGccgctggggcagggctggggccctCCTGCACCGCCTGCTGGACGTgggggccagggagggcagttccccgccccggccccccgGGGCAGCTTCTGGCACCtga
- the IL17RE gene encoding interleukin-17 receptor E isoform X2 encodes MGRPALLAATAALLPLLLLPSGTGAAVTRLRVSANFVSAGEGRWRGKVGAGGAALTPSLCLQECRATADRTLSRPRCRRPPRPGPPLEPPALSLSRARLCLPAQPCQPCLRVRLALPASELGGVRGLHLTFLELGSNRAGWLQVWQRRRVSGSSAWQVQFDCFPAESGRQVLVSLRTIPDRGLALSCSHTVTAEPPGPVFTHAWLPELRAIEVRVPAGPPLMVRLCHQLALECEELPRPFHQQVLVPGGHQISLPYEFLVPCLCIEASYSHHDSPRSKHCPFRDRPDAYGPELWSSVHFHDFSTSSKDQMAMLLSASCPLHPRATLCWREAADEAAPCHDIPNSTASEDEQMYVLDKVDVHPQLCFRFSYRNSSHVECPHQSETAWNVSVSVWGLQLHLHLTSRIPAAFSAALCQRRGGQCEPEAPLYTVTQPEGSAPGELALLLPVQVLGSCMLVWRSDVHFARKQLLCPDVSRRHFGLLGLVLALGLVVTVLLLNCRGAWRPNDGVPGRRPVLLLYSPDSEEHLGLVCALAERLRTGLGCDVRLDLWEAGGLGQAGALPWLYAQRGRVGRQRGTVLLLWSRGSARLFHRWQVGMADGTPGDAHDIFGAAMACLHGELGAAGRGSGWVLAYFSRLCSPRDVPRPLRPLPTYRLPRQLPGLLGALRGSPSAPRHCRWGRAGALLHRLLDVGAREGSSPPRPPGAASGT; translated from the exons ATGGGGCGCCCGGCGCTGCTCGCCGCTACCGCcgcgctgctgccgctgctgctgctgccgtcCGGGACCGGGGCCGCCGTGACCCGCCTGCGGGTCTCCGCCAACTTCGTGAGCGCCGGGGAAGGGAGGTGGCGGGGGAAGGTgggggcgggcggcgccgcGCTCACCCCGTCTCTTTGCTTGCAGGAGTGCCGGGCCACCG CCGACAGGACGCTGAGCCgcccccgctgccgccgccctccCCGCCCCGGGCCGCCGCTGGAGCCGCCCGCGCTGTCGCTGAGCCGTGCCCGGCTGTGCCTGCCCgcgcagccctgccagccctgcctgcggGTGCGCCTGGCCCTCCCCGCCTCAG AGCTCGGCGGTGTCCGGGGACTGCACCTCACCTTCCTGGAGCTGGGCTCCAACCgggctggctggctgcaggtgtGGCAGCGACGCCGGGTGTCGGGCAGCTCCGCG TGGCAGGTGCAGTTCGACTGCTTCCCGGCAGAGAGCGGGCGGCAAGTCCTCGTCTCCCTTCGCACCATCCCGGATCGGGGCTTGGCCCTCAGCTGCAGCCATACGGTCACCGCTGAGCCACCCG ggcctgtCTTTACCCATGCTTGGCTCCCTGAGCTGCGGGCCATTGAGGTGCGGGTGCCCGCGGGTCCCCCCCTCATGGTGCGGCTGTGCCACCAGCTGGCcctggagtgtgaggagctgccccggccctTCCACCAGCAG GTGCTGGTGCCCGGAGGCCACCAAATCTCACTGCCGTATGAGTTCCTGGTGCCCTGCCTGTGCATTGAG GCCTCCTACTCCCACCACGACAGCCCACGGAGCAAACACTGCCCCTTCCGTGACCGGCCAGATGCCT ATGGCCCCGAGCTGTGGTCCTCGGTGCACTTCCACGACTTCAGCACCAGCAGCAAGGACCAGATGGCAATGCTGCTGAGTGCCAGCTGCCCCCTGCACCCACGGGCCACCCTCTGCTGGAGGGAGGCAGCAGATGAGGCTGCACCCTGTCACGACATCCCCAATTCCACAGCCAGTGAGGATGAGCAG ATGTATGTACTGGACAAGGTGGAtgtgcacccccagctctgcttccgA TTCTCCTACAGGAATAGCAGCCATGTGGAGTGTCCCCACCAGTCAG AGACTGCCTGGAATGTCTCAGTGAGTGTCTGGgggctccagctgcacctgCACCTCACCTCCCGCATCCCTGCCGCCTTCAgtgcagccctgtgccagcgCCGGGGTGGGCAGTGTGAACCCGAGGCCCCGCTCTACACTGTCACACAG ccagagggctctgctccaggggagttggcgctgctgctgccagtgcaggTCCTGGGCAGCTGCATGCTG gtgtggcGCTCGGACGTGCATTTTGCtcggaagcagctgctctgtcccgATG TCTCCCGCAGGCACTtcgggctgctggggctggtgctggcACTGGGACTGGTGGTGACTGTGCTGCTCCTCAACTGCCGTGGTGCCTGGAGGCCAAATGATG GTGTCCCTGGCAGGCGCCCCGTGCTGCTGCTGTACTCGCCCGACTCCGAGGAGCACCTGGGGCTGGTGTGTGCCCTGGCCGAGCGGCTGCGCACCGGGCTGGGCTGTGACGTGCGTCTGGACCTGTGGGAAGCGGGTGGCCTGGGCCAGGCGGGCGCCCTGCCCTGGCTCTACGCCCAGCGGGGCCGCGTGGGCCGCCAGCGCGGCACTGTCCTGCTCCTCTGGAGCCGGGGCAGCGCCCGGCTCTTCCATCGCTGGCAGGTCGGGATGGCCGACGGCACGCCCGGGGATGCCCACGACATTTTTGGGGCAGCCATGGCCTGCCTGCACGGGGAGCTGGGGGCGGCGGGCCGTGGCAGCGGGTGGGTCCTGGCCTACTTCAGCCGGCTCTGCAGCCCCCGCGATGTCCCCCGACCCCTTCGGCCCCTGCCCACCTACCGCCTGCCCCGACAGCTGCCCGGACTGCTGGGGGCGCTGCGGGGCAGCCCCTCGGCCCCTCGGCACTGccgctggggcagggctggggccctCCTGCACCGCCTGCTGGACGTgggggccagggagggcagttccccgccccggccccccgGGGCAGCTTCTGGCACCtga
- the RPUSD3 gene encoding mitochondrial mRNA pseudouridine synthase RPUSD3 → MCGVRVYRSACVPPWGARPRVCWRLEMHTRGWRRLLGPKETLRLLEGSVVHREGALLALNKPPGLPVLGRPGDLSLDALLPALRQRLGLPAELHVVKAPAREYSGLVLLSSCYHTTKKLQQFFTDARCRGQYPATYRAITVGVPAEVEGEISAGLSWQQQGDRAMVVPVPAPGRRSLARKDVKSTLTRYRVLSAVGGCALLQLQPRTAFPEQLQVHLTLLLCPALGDHKHSSRVGRVLGVPFFLSPESAPTHTQVLDEELLSQLGLSPRQLHRLPLHIHLQELVLPEGPLCAPPPPYFLHTLRCLGLPEH, encoded by the exons ATGTGCGGGGTGCGGGTGTACAGAAGTGCCTGTGTACCCCCGTGGGGTGCACGCCCACGGGTGTGCTGGCGCCTGGAGATGCACACGCGTGG GTGGAGGCGGCTGCTGGGCCCCAAGGAGACGCTGAGGCTGCTGGAGGGCTCCGTGGTGCACCGGGAAG gagccctgctggcactgaacAAGCCCCCTGGCCTCCCCGTTCTGG GGCGTCCTGGGGACCTGAGCCTGGATGCGCTGCTGCCGGCACTGAGACAACGCCTGGGcctccctgctgagctccaCGTGGTGAAGGCTCCTGCCAG GGAGTATTCTGGCCTTGTCCTCCTGTCCAGCTGCTACCATACCACTAAGAAGCTCCAACAGTTCTTCACCGATGCTCGTTGCAGAGGCCAGTACCCTGCCACGTATCG TGCCATCACCGTGGGAGTCCCGGCAGAGGTGGAGGGTGAAatctctgcagggctgagctggcagcagcagggggacagagccatg gtggtgccagtcccagccccaggacGCCGCAGCCTGGCCAGGAAGGATGTGAAGAGCACCCTGACACGCTACCGGGTGCTGAGTGCCGtggggggctgtgccctcctccagctccagcccaggaCGG CCTTCCCAGAACAGCTCCAGGTGCACCTGACGCTGCTGCTGTGCCCGGCCCTGGGTGACCACAAGCACTCCTCCCGCGTGGGCAGGGTGCTGGGAGTGCCCTTCTTCCTGAGCCCCGAGTCTGCCCCGACCCACACTCAG GTCCTGGACGAGGAGTTGCTGTCCCAGCTGGGGCTTTCTCCACGGCAGCTCCATCGCCTCCCACTCCACATCCACCTGCAGGAGCTCGTGCTGCCTGAGGgccccctctgtgcccccccaCCACCGTACTTCCTGCACACTCTGCGCTGTCTGGGGCTGCCTGAGCACTAG
- the JAGN1 gene encoding protein jagunal homolog 1, protein MASRGGPRAPGTDGSDFQHRERVASHYQMSVTLKSEIKKLIYTHVVIWLLLLAQMVVGHLKLLPHDQVAMPYQWEYPYLLSILPSLLGLLSFPRNNISYLVLSMISTGLFSIAPLIYGAMEMFPMAQQLYRHGKAYRFIFGFSAVSVMYLVVVVAAQVHGWQLYYSKKLLDSWFTSTQEKKKK, encoded by the exons ATGGCCTCCCGCGGGGGTCCCCGCGCCCCCGGCACCGACGGCAGCGACTTCCAGCACCGGGAGCGCGTGGCCTCGCACTACCAGATGAG CGTGACGCTCAAGTCGGAGATCAAGAAGCTGATCTACACGCATGTGGTcatctggctgctgctcctggcccagaTGGTCGTGGGGCACCTCAAGCTGCTGCCCCACGACCAGGTGGCCATGCCCTATCAGTGGGAGTATCCTTACCTGCTCAGcatcctgccctccctgctgggccTCCTGTCCTTCCCCCGCAACAACATCAGCTACCTGGTACTCTCCATGATCAGCACCGGCCTCTTCTCCATAGCTCCCCTCATCTATGGGGCCATGGAGATGTTCCccatggcacagcagctgtaCCGCCACGGCAAAGCATACCGCTTCATCTTCGGCTTCTCGGCCGTCTCTGTCATGTacctggtggtggtggtggccgCGCAGGTGCATGGCTGGCAACTCTACTACAGCAAGAAGCTGCTGGACTCCTGGTTCACTAGCACgcaggagaagaagaagaaatga